One segment of Enterobacter ludwigii DNA contains the following:
- a CDS encoding putative quinol monooxygenase yields the protein MLTVIAEIRTRPGQHHRQAVLDEFVKIIPTVLKEEGCHGYAPMVDATTTASFQATAPDSIIMIEQWETVAHLEAHLQTAHMKAWSDAVKGDVLETHIRILEQGV from the coding sequence ATGCTTACTGTTATTGCTGAAATCCGTACTCGTCCAGGCCAACATCACCGCCAGGCGGTGCTGGATGAGTTCGTGAAAATTATCCCCACTGTACTGAAGGAAGAAGGCTGCCACGGCTACGCGCCGATGGTCGACGCCACCACCACCGCCAGCTTCCAGGCTACTGCCCCAGACTCGATCATTATGATTGAGCAGTGGGAAACCGTGGCCCATCTTGAAGCCCATCTGCAGACCGCGCACATGAAAGCGTGGAGCGACGCGGTGAAGGGCGATGTGCTGGAAACGCATATCCGCATTCTGGAGCAAGGGGTGTAA